From a region of the Streptomyces sp. NBC_00193 genome:
- a CDS encoding acyl-CoA dehydrogenase family protein gives MRFLPSEEQSDFARTLRGLLAASDVPAAVRAWGAGDHAPGKALWARLAATGLFALAADEAHEGMGLMPLELATGFVELGRAGVPGPLVETAAAAVLLTRLGDEAPAKRFLPGLVAGETSATLTLPGAGPYALDADAATHLFTVSPAGELRLAPGAGPLRTSIDPARRLALPDGGGELLAAGPAVTAAARDAADWARLLTAAQCLGTGEALLARTVEYAKQRTQFGTAIGGFQAVKHRLADTLLGLEFARPLLWAAALTLAPGEIAAAKLTAGEAAYAAAMTALQLHGAVGYTEELDLSLWLRKARPLRDAWGSPSQCRAAVLQERLRAL, from the coding sequence ATGCGCTTCCTGCCGTCCGAAGAACAGTCGGACTTCGCCCGCACCCTGCGCGGACTGCTCGCCGCCTCGGACGTCCCGGCGGCGGTACGGGCCTGGGGCGCGGGCGACCACGCACCGGGCAAGGCGCTGTGGGCGCGGCTCGCCGCCACCGGGCTGTTCGCCCTCGCGGCCGACGAGGCCCACGAGGGCATGGGCCTGATGCCGCTGGAGCTGGCCACCGGCTTCGTGGAGCTGGGCCGCGCCGGGGTCCCCGGCCCGCTGGTGGAGACGGCCGCCGCCGCCGTGCTCCTGACCCGGCTCGGCGACGAAGCACCGGCCAAGCGGTTCCTCCCCGGGCTGGTCGCGGGGGAGACCTCGGCCACCCTCACCCTGCCCGGCGCGGGCCCGTACGCCCTGGACGCCGACGCGGCCACCCACCTCTTCACGGTGTCCCCGGCCGGGGAGCTGCGCCTGGCCCCCGGCGCCGGACCGCTGCGCACCTCCATCGACCCCGCCCGCCGCCTGGCCCTCCCGGACGGCGGCGGCGAACTCCTCGCCGCCGGCCCGGCGGTCACCGCGGCGGCCCGGGACGCCGCGGACTGGGCCCGGCTGCTCACCGCCGCCCAGTGCCTCGGCACCGGCGAGGCCCTCCTCGCGCGCACGGTGGAGTACGCGAAGCAGCGCACGCAGTTCGGCACGGCGATCGGCGGCTTCCAGGCGGTGAAGCACCGGCTCGCCGACACCCTGCTCGGCCTGGAGTTCGCCCGGCCCCTGCTGTGGGCGGCCGCGCTCACCCTGGCCCCCGGGGAGATCGCCGCGGCGAAGCTGACCGCGGGCGAAGCGGCGTACGCGGCCGCCATGACCGCGCTCCAGCTCCACGGCGCCGTCGGCTACACCGAGGAACTCGACCTCTCCCTGTGGCTGCGCAAGGCCCGCCCGCTGCGCGACGCCTGGGGGAGCCCCTCGCAGTGCCGGGCGGCGGTCCTTCAGGAGCGGCTGCGGGCGCTGTAA
- a CDS encoding acyl-CoA dehydrogenase family protein has protein sequence MDLNHAADVEAFRAEARDWLAAHVPATPLPSLETREGFAAHREWEALLHSARWSVVSWPEEYGGRGVDIEHWLVFEEEYWASGAPGRVSQNGINLLAPTLFDHATDEQRARVLPSMASGEVIWAQAWSEPGSGSDLASLTSRAVRTEGGWLLSGQKTWSSRAAFADRAFGIFRTDPDAPKPHQGLTYLMFDLHAPGVTVRPIGRLDGKPAFAELFLDEVFVPDADVIGEPGQGWRIAMSTTGNERGLTLRAPGRFLAAADRLVELWQSHGDPADTALRDRVADAVVGARAYQLFTWANASRFAAGETIGAESSLNKVFWSQYDIALHESALDLLGPDAELADGEWAEPWIFSLAGPIYAGTNEIQRDIIAERLLGLPKGRR, from the coding sequence ATGGACCTGAACCATGCGGCGGACGTGGAGGCCTTCCGGGCCGAGGCGCGCGACTGGCTGGCCGCCCACGTGCCCGCCACCCCCCTGCCCTCCCTGGAGACCCGCGAGGGCTTCGCCGCGCACCGGGAATGGGAGGCGCTCCTGCACTCCGCCCGCTGGTCGGTGGTGTCCTGGCCCGAGGAGTACGGCGGCCGCGGCGTCGACATCGAGCACTGGCTGGTCTTCGAGGAGGAGTACTGGGCCTCCGGCGCGCCCGGCCGCGTCTCGCAGAACGGCATCAACCTGCTCGCCCCCACCCTCTTCGACCACGCCACCGACGAACAGCGCGCCCGCGTCCTGCCCTCCATGGCGAGCGGCGAGGTGATCTGGGCGCAGGCCTGGTCGGAGCCCGGATCCGGCTCCGACCTCGCCTCCCTCACCTCCCGGGCCGTGCGCACCGAAGGCGGCTGGCTGCTGTCCGGACAGAAGACCTGGTCCTCGCGGGCCGCCTTCGCCGACCGGGCCTTCGGCATCTTCCGCACCGACCCCGACGCACCCAAACCCCATCAGGGCCTCACCTACCTGATGTTCGACCTGCACGCCCCCGGGGTCACCGTGCGGCCCATCGGCCGCCTCGACGGCAAGCCCGCCTTCGCGGAACTCTTCCTCGACGAGGTCTTCGTCCCCGACGCGGACGTCATCGGGGAGCCCGGACAGGGCTGGCGGATCGCCATGTCCACCACCGGCAACGAGCGCGGGCTCACCCTGCGCGCCCCTGGCCGCTTCCTCGCCGCCGCCGACCGCCTCGTCGAGCTCTGGCAGAGCCACGGCGACCCGGCCGACACCGCCCTGCGCGACCGGGTCGCCGACGCCGTCGTCGGAGCCCGCGCCTACCAGCTGTTCACCTGGGCCAACGCCTCCCGCTTCGCCGCCGGAGAGACGATCGGCGCCGAGTCCAGCCTGAACAAGGTGTTCTGGTCCCAGTACGACATCGCCCTGCACGAGAGCGCCCTCGACCTGCTCGGCCCCGACGCGGAACTCGCCGACGGGGAATGGGCCGAGCCGTGGATCTTCTCCCTCGCCGGTCCCATCTACGCCGGGACCAACGAGATCCAGCGCGACATCATCGCCGAGCGGCTGCTCGGCCTCCCGAAGGGCCGCCGCTGA
- a CDS encoding YrdB family protein — MSPTPSSSRLSRPVHVFFLVNEGIAFLLELLILVVLAWWGFSRDVGWVGSLALAVAAPAAAAVVWGMFAAPKARYAVPLAAQLAVKAVVYGAATLALFALGQRQPALWFAVAVVVNTALSATFRTYSARSRS, encoded by the coding sequence ATGTCACCCACTCCGTCGTCCTCCCGGCTGTCCCGGCCCGTCCACGTGTTCTTCCTCGTCAACGAGGGCATCGCCTTCCTGCTGGAGCTGCTGATCCTGGTCGTGCTGGCCTGGTGGGGCTTCAGCCGGGACGTCGGATGGGTGGGCTCCCTCGCCCTGGCGGTGGCCGCGCCGGCCGCCGCCGCCGTGGTCTGGGGGATGTTCGCCGCGCCGAAGGCCCGGTACGCCGTCCCGCTCGCCGCGCAGCTCGCGGTCAAGGCCGTGGTGTACGGCGCCGCCACCCTGGCGCTGTTCGCGCTCGGGCAGCGGCAGCCGGCCCTGTGGTTCGCGGTGGCCGTGGTCGTGAACACGGCCCTCTCCGCCACGTTTCGGACTTACAGCGCCCGCAGCCGCTCCTGA
- a CDS encoding class I SAM-dependent methyltransferase, with translation MTTTPRSRARSFDSAAALYGQHRPGYPEALYDAVEELAGRRFAGARVADVGAGTGIGTAPMRARGAEVVAVEPGDGMAAEFRRTRPGIPIVRGDGDRLPLAGAAFDFLTYAQAWHWTDPARSVPEARRVLKPGGALAIWWNDLDESADWVAGQAERIRAFFGAGGPGGAVAGGSGAVGGSAQALGYRTLPRGLGSGLDSGFATRSVPWSRRIPLEAHLANLASHSAFLLLGEAGTREFLDAERERLDPLFPDGTVEEPYVVTLSVAVIRDGAVAALADGAPGT, from the coding sequence ATGACGACGACTCCCCGCTCCCGGGCCCGGTCCTTCGACAGCGCCGCCGCTCTCTACGGGCAGCACCGGCCCGGCTATCCCGAGGCGCTGTACGACGCCGTCGAGGAGCTGGCCGGGCGCCGGTTCGCCGGGGCCCGGGTCGCCGACGTGGGGGCGGGAACGGGGATCGGGACGGCGCCGATGCGCGCCCGGGGCGCCGAGGTGGTGGCGGTGGAGCCCGGGGACGGGATGGCGGCGGAGTTCCGGCGCACCCGGCCGGGGATCCCGATCGTGCGCGGGGACGGGGACCGGCTGCCGCTGGCCGGGGCCGCCTTCGACTTCCTGACGTACGCCCAGGCCTGGCACTGGACGGATCCGGCGCGGTCCGTGCCCGAGGCGCGCCGGGTGCTCAAGCCCGGCGGGGCGCTCGCGATCTGGTGGAACGACCTGGACGAGTCGGCCGACTGGGTCGCGGGGCAGGCCGAGCGGATCCGTGCCTTCTTCGGGGCCGGCGGCCCGGGCGGCGCGGTCGCGGGCGGGTCCGGCGCGGTCGGCGGGAGCGCCCAGGCGCTGGGCTACCGGACGCTGCCGCGCGGCCTCGGCTCCGGCCTCGACTCCGGTTTCGCCACGCGGAGCGTCCCGTGGTCCCGGCGGATCCCGCTGGAGGCCCACCTGGCGAACCTGGCCAGCCACTCCGCTTTCCTGCTGCTGGGCGAGGCGGGCACGCGGGAGTTCCTGGACGCCGAGCGGGAGCGGCTGGATCCGCTCTTTCCGGACGGGACGGTGGAGGAGCCCTACGTGGTCACGCTCAGTGTGGCCGTCATCCGAGACGGTGCGGTCGCAGCACTAGCGGACGGCGCCCCGGGCACGTGA